From Xenopus tropicalis strain Nigerian chromosome 3, UCB_Xtro_10.0, whole genome shotgun sequence, the proteins below share one genomic window:
- the foxb1 gene encoding forkhead box protein B1 isoform X1, translated as MPRPGRNTYSDQKPPYSYISLTAMAIQSSQEKMLPLSEIYKFIMDRFPYYRENTQRWQNSLRHNLSFNDCFIKIPRRPDQPGKGSFWALHPSCGDMFENGSFLRRRKRFKVMKSDHLAPSKASDAAQYLQQQAKLRLSALAASGTHLPQMSTYNLGVSQTSSFKHPFAIENIIAREYKMPGGLAFSTMQPMPAAYPLHNQLTTVGSSIGTGWPHMYSSSMLDTTTPISMGNSDYSVSAYGVPIKPICHGAQTLPAIPVPIKPTLASVPALPALPTHIPAILSNSSPSLSPTSPQTATSQSSPATPSDTLTSPPTALLSVAVH; from the coding sequence ATGCCTCGTCCTGGGAGAAACACCTACAGCGACCAGAAGCCTCCCTACTCCTACATTTCCCTGACTGCCATGGCCATCCAGAGCTCCCAAGAGAAGATGCTGCCCCTTAGTGAGATCTACAAGTTCATCATGGACAGGTTCCCCTACTACAGAGAGAACACCCAGAGGTGGCAAAACTCTCTGAGGCACAACTTGTCTTTCAACGACTGTTTCATCAAAATCCCAAGGAGACCCGACCAGCCTGGAAAGGGCAGTTTCTGGGCATTGCATCCCAGCTGTGGGGATATGTTCGAAAATGGCAGTTTCCTGAGACGCAGAAAGAGGTTCAAGGTGATGAAATCGGACCATTTGGCCCCCAGCAAAGCCTCGGATGCCGCCCAATACTTGCAGCAACAAGCCAAGCTGAGACTCAGCGCCCTAGCGGCCTCTGGCACTCACTTGCCTCAGATGTCCACCTATAATCTAGGGGTATCCCAGACTTCTAGCTTTAAACACCCCTTCGCCATTGAGAATATTATCGCCAGAGAGTATAAAATGCCTGGAGGACTTGCCTTTTCCACCATGCAGCCCATGCCAGCCGCCTACCCTCTACATAACCAATTGACTACTGTTGGAAGTTCCATTGGCACAGGCTGGCCCCACATGTACAGCTCCAGCATGCTGGACACAACCACCCCCATATCAATGGGCAACAGCGACTACAGTGTCAGCGCCTATGGAGTACCTATCAAACCTATATGCCATGGGGCACAAACCTTACCGGCCATCCCAGTCCCTATAAAACCAACGCTAGCATCTGTGCCAGCGCTTCCAGCCCTCCCAACACATATCCCAGCTATCCTATCGAACTCCTCTCCATCCCTGAGTCCAACCTCTCCACAGACAGCCACAAGCCAAAGCAGCCCTGCTACTCCCAGCGACACCCTCACCAGCCCCCCCACTGCTCTGCTCTCTGTAGCCGTGCACTGA